One Polyangiaceae bacterium genomic window carries:
- a CDS encoding Fic family protein, with product MHDAAKPAHLWKPIELPTNVDDLARPELRALETLWTSSRAELERLGSWQNFWDRMTRWWAIETGVIEGIFDISLGVTRTLVEQGLLASLIPHGESSRPAREVIEILGDHREALDMVLDVVSGTRSLSVGWIKELHALICRHQETADAVTPLGQKVRIPLPKGAFKQRPNSVELPNGEMHEYCPPEHVAMEMENLVALYKQIPEALPEVRAAWLHHAFTQIHPFEDGNGRVARALASIDFIRARLFPLLIERQQRDQVYVPALIAADKGDLGPLVQLFTARQERMVRKAISEAETLTTHVTSRKSLWRTREKSSCAVSRRTSTRTRCRANVLPHLPTSRLENSRKRATTFWQKSPMSSSECFRKTSVQGIIGENKSYARLDAATIGQICENRGNG from the coding sequence ATGCACGACGCGGCCAAACCGGCTCACCTATGGAAACCCATCGAACTGCCCACGAACGTGGACGATTTGGCCCGTCCCGAACTGCGGGCCCTCGAAACGTTGTGGACATCGTCACGTGCGGAACTGGAGCGGCTTGGATCGTGGCAAAACTTCTGGGACCGCATGACCCGCTGGTGGGCTATCGAAACCGGCGTGATCGAGGGGATTTTCGACATCTCTCTCGGGGTCACGCGAACGCTGGTCGAGCAGGGGCTGCTCGCTTCGTTGATTCCGCATGGGGAATCGAGCCGTCCTGCGCGTGAAGTCATTGAAATTCTCGGTGACCATCGCGAAGCACTCGACATGGTCTTGGATGTCGTGAGTGGCACTCGATCGTTATCGGTTGGATGGATCAAGGAGCTTCATGCGCTCATCTGCCGCCACCAGGAAACCGCGGACGCGGTGACTCCATTGGGGCAAAAGGTACGAATACCACTTCCCAAAGGGGCGTTCAAGCAACGACCAAATTCCGTTGAGCTACCCAATGGTGAAATGCACGAGTATTGCCCTCCCGAGCATGTCGCGATGGAGATGGAGAATCTGGTCGCGTTATATAAGCAGATTCCGGAAGCTCTGCCTGAAGTGAGGGCTGCATGGCTGCACCATGCATTTACGCAAATTCATCCCTTCGAGGATGGGAATGGACGGGTTGCGCGGGCGTTGGCGAGCATCGACTTCATTCGCGCGCGGCTTTTCCCGCTGCTGATCGAGCGGCAGCAACGTGACCAAGTTTATGTTCCCGCGCTCATTGCGGCGGATAAAGGCGACCTCGGCCCGCTCGTGCAATTGTTCACCGCTCGGCAAGAGCGCATGGTACGAAAAGCGATCTCGGAAGCGGAAACGCTTACGACTCACGTGACGTCGCGAAAGTCGCTCTGGAGAACGCGCGAGAAAAGCTCATGCGCCGTCAGCAGGCGGACATCGACGCGCACGCGCTGTCGCGCGAACGTCTTACCGCACTTGCCAACCTCACGGCTCGAGAATTCGAGAAAACGCGCGACGACATTCTGGCAGAAATCCCCAATGTCGTCATCAGAGTGTTTCAGAAAGACATCAGTACAGGGCATTATTGGCGAGAACAAATCGTACGCGAGGCTCGACGCGGCGACTATTGGGCAGATCTGCGAGAACCGTGGGAATGGGTGA
- a CDS encoding sensor histidine kinase encodes MTQLIAEGRDIAEIKRATQALVEQEATLRSFFDNAASMMGIVELDDDDDIRHIRDNAAARVFFQIPPETQDTPSARDRGVPEQVIAMWVSRYRESSARGVPVQFEYEHPSNEGTRWLSATVCPITPTTGASPRFAYVVQDITALKQQAERLEASLHEKEVLLREIHHRVKNNLQVITSMLHLQLRHVSEGPVRAQLAESERRVHAMALVHEQLYMAPDLAGIEFPSYVDRLVTTLVGAYRSSAHGVTIRARISPLMLDIDTAIPCGLLINELVSNSLAHAFRGDDDNEIRISFERADAEHLVLSVGDNGIGLPPRLTS; translated from the coding sequence GTGACGCAGCTCATTGCCGAAGGGCGTGACATCGCAGAAATCAAGCGTGCAACGCAGGCGCTCGTCGAGCAAGAGGCGACATTGCGCAGCTTCTTCGACAACGCCGCGTCCATGATGGGAATCGTCGAGCTCGATGACGACGACGACATACGACACATTCGCGACAATGCGGCTGCCCGTGTCTTTTTCCAAATTCCCCCCGAAACCCAAGACACTCCTTCGGCGCGCGACCGCGGAGTGCCCGAGCAGGTCATTGCCATGTGGGTTTCACGCTACCGCGAAAGCTCCGCGCGCGGCGTGCCCGTGCAATTCGAATACGAACATCCGTCGAACGAGGGCACGCGATGGCTTTCGGCGACGGTTTGTCCAATCACGCCAACGACGGGCGCGAGCCCACGTTTTGCCTACGTCGTGCAGGACATCACGGCGCTGAAGCAGCAGGCCGAGCGGCTCGAGGCATCTCTTCACGAGAAAGAAGTGCTGCTGAGGGAGATTCACCACCGCGTGAAGAACAACCTGCAGGTCATCACGTCGATGCTCCATTTGCAACTGAGGCATGTGTCCGAGGGTCCTGTCCGCGCGCAGCTCGCCGAGAGTGAGCGTCGCGTGCACGCGATGGCGCTGGTGCACGAACAACTGTACATGGCGCCCGATCTCGCTGGCATCGAGTTTCCCAGCTACGTCGATCGCCTCGTCACGACGCTCGTGGGCGCATATCGGTCGTCGGCGCATGGGGTAACGATACGAGCGCGGATTTCGCCACTCATGCTCGACATCGACACGGCGATTCCTTGTGGATTGCTCATCAACGAGCTCGTATCGAATAGCTTGGCGCATGCATTCCGAGGCGACGACGACAATGAAATTCGAATAAGCTTCGAACGTGCGGACGCCGAGCATCTCGTCTTGTCGGTGGGTGACAATGGGATTGGCTTGCCTCCGAGATTGACATCATGA
- a CDS encoding MASE1 domain-containing protein produces the protein MTHFNAAHVRSDRPSLAWFVMVGGAYFLTAQVSLTFVVEPENIAAIWPPVGLALAVLLLRPRRDWPFIVVAIGLAVTVANLLAGTSLPISLGFAIANAVEPLLAASLMRTVLEPPIKMTRLSEVAALVFLAATGSMSVTSLLGAAVATFGFGAPFWPAWRVWLVGGALGMLMVCPVVLTAAHADLRFFPRGGSHRSFGDLLVFVLLVASTFLIFGRVVKNDTFLLVLPYLTLPFLLWISVRRGPRGAALSSLALSCIAVWETVRGRGPFVIAGSSKAEHILAVQVYLGVAVLSALVVAAVMSERLGLEGALERSERRFRAMFNSQFQFVGLMQPNGTLIEANRTALEFGGLEPEDVLDKPFWHARWWTISPETQRRLREAIQVAANGEFVRYDVEVLGAGNTTTTIRFLDQARVRRARARDAAHCRRA, from the coding sequence ATGACTCATTTCAATGCCGCGCATGTTCGATCGGACAGACCGTCGCTCGCGTGGTTCGTCATGGTCGGGGGTGCTTATTTTCTCACGGCCCAGGTGAGCCTCACGTTCGTCGTCGAGCCTGAGAACATTGCGGCCATTTGGCCACCGGTCGGGCTCGCCCTGGCGGTCTTGTTGTTGCGGCCGCGACGCGACTGGCCGTTCATCGTCGTCGCGATCGGCCTCGCCGTGACCGTAGCCAATCTGCTCGCTGGAACCTCGCTGCCGATTAGCCTCGGTTTTGCGATAGCCAACGCTGTGGAGCCGCTGCTTGCCGCAAGCCTGATGCGGACGGTGCTCGAGCCACCCATCAAGATGACGCGGTTGTCCGAGGTCGCGGCGCTGGTCTTTCTTGCCGCCACGGGCTCCATGAGTGTCACGTCGCTCCTTGGTGCAGCCGTTGCAACGTTCGGGTTTGGAGCGCCTTTTTGGCCTGCTTGGCGTGTCTGGCTGGTCGGTGGCGCGCTTGGGATGCTGATGGTGTGTCCCGTGGTCCTTACCGCAGCACACGCCGACCTGCGCTTCTTTCCACGCGGCGGAAGTCACCGCAGTTTCGGGGACCTCCTGGTCTTCGTCCTGCTCGTCGCTTCGACGTTTCTCATTTTTGGTCGAGTGGTCAAAAATGACACCTTTTTGCTCGTGCTCCCCTATTTGACTTTGCCGTTTCTGCTTTGGATTTCCGTGCGGCGAGGTCCTCGTGGCGCGGCGCTGAGCTCGCTCGCGCTCTCGTGCATTGCCGTTTGGGAAACGGTCCGAGGTCGTGGTCCTTTCGTCATCGCCGGCTCGTCGAAGGCCGAGCACATCCTTGCTGTGCAGGTTTATCTGGGCGTCGCCGTGTTGTCGGCGCTGGTCGTCGCGGCCGTCATGAGCGAGCGGCTCGGCTTGGAGGGGGCGCTCGAGCGAAGCGAGCGGCGTTTTCGAGCCATGTTCAATTCGCAATTCCAATTCGTCGGCCTCATGCAACCCAATGGCACGCTCATCGAAGCCAACCGGACCGCGCTCGAATTCGGGGGCCTCGAGCCCGAGGATGTTCTCGACAAACCATTTTGGCACGCGCGCTGGTGGACGATTTCTCCCGAAACGCAGCGGAGGCTCCGCGAGGCCATTCAAGTCGCGGCGAACGGCGAGTTCGTGCGCTACGATGTCGAAGTTCTCGGGGCGGGCAATACGACGACCACCATCCGATTTCTCGATCAAGCCCGTGTACGACGAGCTCGGGCGCGTGACGCAGCTCATTGCCGAAGGGCGTGA
- a CDS encoding PAS domain S-box protein — MASLFEQAPDGIFIADIDGRYTDVNDAACRLLGYSREELIGKTILDLIPAKDVERLWRSKQRMLDGNVDIDEWTLRHKDGSDVAVEVSAKILPDGRWQGFVRDIRGRKQLERALRASHEDLARAQSVAKIGSWRLDVRRNELVWSDENYRIFGVPLGTPMTYEGFLDCVHPADRDMSTSRGRPRWRGSLRHRTPAPRRRRNQVGAR; from the coding sequence TTGGCTTCTCTTTTCGAACAAGCGCCCGACGGGATTTTCATCGCCGACATTGACGGCCGCTATACCGACGTGAACGACGCGGCCTGCCGGCTGCTCGGCTACTCTCGCGAGGAGCTCATCGGAAAAACCATTCTCGATTTGATTCCAGCCAAGGATGTCGAACGGCTCTGGCGATCGAAGCAGCGGATGCTCGATGGCAACGTCGACATCGACGAATGGACGCTTCGGCACAAGGACGGAAGCGACGTCGCCGTGGAGGTTAGCGCGAAGATCCTTCCCGACGGTCGCTGGCAAGGGTTCGTGCGCGACATCCGCGGGCGAAAGCAACTGGAACGAGCGCTTCGTGCGAGCCACGAAGATCTGGCGCGGGCCCAGTCGGTGGCCAAGATCGGCAGTTGGCGGCTCGACGTCCGACGCAACGAGCTGGTATGGTCCGACGAGAACTACCGAATCTTCGGGGTTCCCTTGGGGACGCCGATGACCTACGAGGGGTTTCTCGACTGCGTCCATCCAGCCGACAGGGATATGTCAACCTCGCGTGGGCGGCCGCGCTGGCGGGGCTCCTTACGACATCGAACACCGGCTCCTCGTCGGCGGAGAAACCAAGTGGGTGCGAGATAA